ATCGTTGCGCAGTCCCGCGCCAATGCCCGATGTCGCCACTTCGACCAGCACGTACCATGGATGCTCGTCGGCCAGGGGGAGCCGCGTTCCAGCGATCGCGTTGAGCGCGAGTTCTACACCCCAGTGCTGCATCAGCTCGCACGCAACCACTAGATCTCCCATCTCGTGGCGCAACCTGTTGAGCAGCGTGAGCGCGGCGCCAGGTGAACTCACGCCGACTATAGCCGTCTCGATGCGACGCCAAGTCGGGACGAGGCGGACGGCCGCCGCCGTAACGATACCTAAGGTTCCCTCCGCGCCGATAAAAAGCTGCTTCAGGTCGTAACCCATATTGTTCTTCAAGACGGTGCGCAGACCATGCCAGATGCGTCCGTCAGGCAGGACCACCTCAAGGCCCAGTATCTGCGCCCTCATCACGCCGTGGCGTAGTGCACGGGTCCCACCGGCATTGGTCGAAACGAGCCCCCCGATCGACGCGCTACCTTCTGATCCCAACCCCAGCGGAATTTGGAGATCGCTTCCCGCGACCGCTGCCTGCACCTCTGCCAGCAAGCACCCCGCCTCCGCGATGACCGCGGGCGTATCCGGTTCGATCGCGCGAATCGCGCGTAGTCGGCTGAGCGATAGAAGGATCGTTGGTTCATTCGGGTCACCCGCGCTGCCTCCTGTCAGGCCAGTGTTCCCGCCTTGTGGTACGACACCCAAGCCGCTGGCGGATGCCGCTCGGACGATCGCTGCGACTTCCACTGTGTTGCGCGGCCGCGCCACGGCAACGGAGCGACCCGGCCAGCGCCCCGTCATATCCTGCATGAACGGCGCCATCAGGCACTCCTCGGTGATAATGAGGCCATCCGCGAGCGCTCCCAACTCGTGGATCAATGCTTCGGTAGATCCGCTCTTTAAAGACATGATCAGGGCCTCCCTCTGGGCTTTACGATTATCGAGATTCTCGTCATAATACGACACACTGTATCGCGCTACGTTACACTCATGCTACACTAAAAGGAGTTGAGCCATAATGTCGCTGACCATCGGGATGATTCTTTTTCCCGGCCTTACCAATCTCGATCTCGCAGGCCCGTTCGAAGTGCTGGCGAAACTACCCGAAACGCGCGTCGATCTGTTATGGAAGACCATTGAGCCAGTCGTCAGCGACGCTGGCCAGAGACTGATTCCCTCCCGCGCGCTCGCCGATGCGCCGCAATATGATATTCTTTTCGTGCCTGGCGGGCCCGGTCAGGTCGCGTTGATGGATGATTCCGAGGTGATCGATTTCGTGCGGCGGCAAGGCGAGGGCGCCCGTTGGGTCACGTCGGTATGCACTGGCGCGCTTGTGCTGGGCGCCGCTGGATTGCTGGCAGGCTATCGTGCTGCAACTCACTGGACCGCGATGGATCAGCTGGCGCTGTTCGGTGCTATTCCTACTCAAAAAAGAGTGGTCCAGGACCGCAACCGGCTGACCGGCGGCGGGGTTACTGCGGGGATCGATTTTGGGTTGACGCTTGCTGCGCTGTTGTTTGGAGAGGATTTGGCAAGGCGCATCACGCTCGGCCTGGAATACGCTCCCGAGCCGCCTTTCGAGTGTGGGACGCCAGAACGCGCATCACCTGCCTTGATCGAGGAACTCAGGAGCCGCGGAGCCCGCCGGGGAGCCGACCGGCTTGCCGCCTCGCAACGCGCTGCTGCACGACTAAACGCGCTGACCTGACCGGATCAAAGGGCTTCCCTGCAGCGCATCCGCGCTCTGTTACAGATTGACGTTGAACGCCCTTTCCGCACGCGCCTTAGCGATTGGTCGGATCAGCAGCATCGCCATAAGCGACGACAACGCTAGCGTCGCCGGATAGCACCAAGCGATGGCGGCGGTGATGGCGCCTGGCCCATGAAAGAACGTTTCGGCGACCAATGCGAAGAAGGTCGGCCCGATTGCGAAACCTAAAAAATTCTGGATGAGATTGTACAAGGCGACGGATTTGCCGGTCAGTCGCCCGGGCGTGATTTCCGTGAGCAAGGCGAAGGCAGCGATCGGCATTGAGCCGATCAGCAGATTGGCCAAGGCAAAGCATAACCACATTCCCGCCTGAGTAGGCACGTAAAACATCGCGACGGCCGGGATGGCGTGGAACAGCTGGACCAGTGCCGAGACCTTCAGCAGCGCGGCACGATCTCCGCGTACGGCCCGGCCATCAAGGTAGAAGCCCAGACCAATCGACCCCGTCGATGCGCAGATCAGAGCGATCATACCGGCGGTTGGTCCGATGTCGGCAGGCGACAGCCCACGCGTCCTTCCGATCGCCGCCGCCATCCATGCGTTCCAGCCCGTATTCCCGAGCGACCACATCGTCGACATCCCGACGACCAGTGCGTAGAGATACCAGTGGGCTCGCCAATGCGCGAGCGTTGCTGCAAAACCAGAATTATGAGCCTGGGGTGCCTCGCGGCGGGTCGGCTCATGTACCGTGACGGCCAAAAGAGCGACCAACAGGCCGATCACGCCGGGGACGATCAACGCGAATTGCCAAGGTTTGAGCGCGCCAATCAGGGGAACACCGG
This portion of the Sphingomonas sp. So64.6b genome encodes:
- a CDS encoding FAD-binding oxidoreductase, coding for MSYYDENLDNRKAQREALIMSLKSGSTEALIHELGALADGLIITEECLMAPFMQDMTGRWPGRSVAVARPRNTVEVAAIVRAASASGLGVVPQGGNTGLTGGSAGDPNEPTILLSLSRLRAIRAIEPDTPAVIAEAGCLLAEVQAAVAGSDLQIPLGLGSEGSASIGGLVSTNAGGTRALRHGVMRAQILGLEVVLPDGRIWHGLRTVLKNNMGYDLKQLFIGAEGTLGIVTAAAVRLVPTWRRIETAIVGVSSPGAALTLLNRLRHEMGDLVVACELMQHWGVELALNAIAGTRLPLADEHPWYVLVEVATSGIGAGLRNDFEQALAGMLEGAVILDAAIAESEAQRLAMWRLREGLVDGKRRAGLGVNVDVAVPLGAVASFIEQASQRAMSVAPGCRSLAFGHVGDGNVHYSIHHPEDGSELPLDALTAAIHETALALGGSICAEHGVGRKMRDAVAGAVDPVENALFATIKHALDPQNHCNPGAVVAAS
- a CDS encoding MFS transporter — its product is MATDIQGVQALSADDASTTSLRSWWMVVYLTLLFVLSFIDRNVIRILIDPIRADLGIDDVQISLLVGLAFATLYSVSCIPFGYAADRTNRRGLLGGAVAVWSAMSMVCGLAGSYATLFVGRMGLGIGEAALQPAAMSMIRDAFPPERRARPLSIYTTGPLIGSALALVVGGALYGFARDGYVAGVPLIGALKPWQFALIVPGVIGLLVALLAVTVHEPTRREAPQAHNSGFAATLAHWRAHWYLYALVVGMSTMWSLGNTGWNAWMAAAIGRTRGLSPADIGPTAGMIALICASTGSIGLGFYLDGRAVRGDRAALLKVSALVQLFHAIPAVAMFYVPTQAGMWLCFALANLLIGSMPIAAFALLTEITPGRLTGKSVALYNLIQNFLGFAIGPTFFALVAETFFHGPGAITAAIAWCYPATLALSSLMAMLLIRPIAKARAERAFNVNL
- a CDS encoding DJ-1/PfpI family protein — protein: MSLTIGMILFPGLTNLDLAGPFEVLAKLPETRVDLLWKTIEPVVSDAGQRLIPSRALADAPQYDILFVPGGPGQVALMDDSEVIDFVRRQGEGARWVTSVCTGALVLGAAGLLAGYRAATHWTAMDQLALFGAIPTQKRVVQDRNRLTGGGVTAGIDFGLTLAALLFGEDLARRITLGLEYAPEPPFECGTPERASPALIEELRSRGARRGADRLAASQRAAARLNALT